A window of Methanoregula sp. genomic DNA:
CATCCTGCCGGATCTTAATGACCTTGTCTTTGACAACACCGTACCACCATCCATCTTCTGTCCTTTCCCAGCGGAATACCTGGCCACAACCCAGTGTCTGGTCAAGAGAAAATGGCAGATCCGCCGAAAGGGAGATTTTTGGCATAAGGAGATCTATCGTATCGTCTGTTGTTCAATCCATATATGGTATACCCAGTTCCTGTTCTTTTAAAATACCGGATATTTTCCCTGCAATGATCTGCAATTGTATATCATGATATAAAACCAGGTCCGGATCAGAACGGATAGCATTTTAATATATAAATCAAAAGTTGTTCTTATGGAACTCGCTGAAAGCTTAAAGGAATTCATTGAAGAAGGACAGGACTGGGAACGTAAGAATACATCGGTTAAAGGGGTCTCTATCATCCGGCTTCCCCAATATAAGAACCGAGCCGCCTCCCTTGCCATTGACATCAATCCCATCGGGGAAAACGGGCTCCCGATGAAGAAAAAAGGGATTATGATCATGACTGCTGCAGAGCTGTCTGCTTTCCGGGAAGCGTTCAAGAATGAAAAACTCGACAATCTCATTACGGTCCTGGAAGACATCACCGGGCGCAAACCTGCAGGAAAACCCGTCAAGGCAGATGTTGTCCAGCTGTAAACCCGGAATATTCAGATAAAAACTCTGGCTGCGGAGGGATGATTATCAGGAAATGGATAGCGGTATTTATAATCGTGATTCTGGCAACGGTGGCGTTATCGGGGTGCCTTGGTGTGAAGACGCCCGCCGTTTCACGTCCGACACCTCCCGCGGTATTTGTCGATTATCACCGCACAGGAGGTATTGCTGGTCTGGATGACAGGATTGTCATTTTTGATAACGGGGTTGCAGTCATCTCACAAAAAAGCGCCAGCACTGAGATCACGTTAAACCAGACGGATCTTGACAGGATAAGTGAAATTTTTAAAGAGGCACAGTTTTCCATGTTATTGGGGAATTATACCTCCCGGCGCGGATCTGCCGATTACTTCCGGTATACTATCAGTTATCACAGCAAAACGGTGGTTGCTGAGGATTCAGCAGTCCCTCCGTCATTGCAACCCGTGATAGACGAGATGAACCGGATTATAAATAAGGCCACTGGCGGGGAACGGACGGATCGTCCGTTTGCAAACCTGCATTATTAATTTTTGCGTCTGCTGTTCTCACGGGCTTATCCGGAAAAATAACATTAAAAAAAGGAAATTATTTCTTTTCATACATGCACGACTGGACGTCGTGACCGAGTTTACCGATTGCATCGGCCCGGCAGCGCTGGCAGTGGCGCATCTGTTTGACATATTTCCCGCACTCGTCCTGCATCTTCCTCTTCATCTCCTGCGTGGGTGGGGCAATATCGGCGAATTTGTACTGGGCGATGAGCGGGATGACGTTGAAGGTGTACACGCCCATCTCGCCGACCTTCTTTGCAATCGCCGGGATATGATCCTCGTTGATGCCGGGAATATAGACGGTGTTTATCTTTACAATCATGTGCCGTTTCAAGGCCTCTTCGATACCTTTCATCTGCTGGGAGAGCAGCAGTTTTGCGCCTTCGAGCCCGGTATAGCGCTTGCCATGGTAATCGATGAACTGGTAGATCTTGGCGCCGATTTCGGGATCGATGGCATTGAGGGTGACGGTGACATTCCCGACATCGTATTTTTCGAGTAGGTCGATCTTGTCGGGAAGGAGGAGGCCGTTGGTGCTAATGCATTTGATGACGTTGGGATACTCTTCGTGAAGACGCCGGAGGGTCTCGAACGTCTCTTCGTTTGCGAGCGGTTCGCCGGGGCCCGCGATGCCGACGACCTTAATGTAATTGTACTTCTCCACCACTTTCTTGACCATATCCATGGACTCATCGGCATTCAGGACCCGCGTGGTGACGCCGGGGCGGCTCTCGTTCACGCAGTCAAAGTCCCGGATACAGTAATTGCACTGGATATTGCATTTGGGAGCCACGGGTATGTGGCACCTGCCGAAGCTGTGGCATGCTTTTTCGGAAAAACAGGGATGTTCATTTATTTTGCGCATCTGCGCTGCATCCCACTGGACTTTTTTCCCCGCAACGTCTGCGACTTGCACCTGATCCGCCATAATCAACACACTTACGTTCGTTCTGTTGGTATAAATACCGTGCAATCGTGATAGCGCATCACACAAAAAAAAGAGATCTGCCTCTCCATCACCAATACGGCATTTCAGGTTTTTATCTCCTGACCGGTCTCCCGGGTAAATGTATAAGCTTGACCGGATTATTGTACTGGAGATAACCATGAAGAGGTCTGAGAAAGTCAAGGGCAGGGAGGCGGTTGCAGCCAAAAAACGGCTCTATCCCAAACTTGCGATGGTTGCGGCAGCAGGCATACTGATTCTTGTCATTATCGGGTACGTCCTGCTCAATCCCTCCGGTGCAAAGAGCGGGGATATGGTAACGGTTGAATATACCGGCAGCCTAACTGACGGGACGGTCTTTGATTCGAATGCGAACGCAACCCCGCTCACGTTTATTATCGGGCAGGGTAAGGTTATTTTTGAAGAAAACGTCAAAGGGATGTCTCCCGGGGAGACAAAGACGGTGAATATCCCGGTTGACAAAGCGTATGGCCCGTACAATAACGCACTTGTCCATGTCGTGAACCGTTCAACACTGCCCGCTAATATAACGCCTGTAGTCGGGAGCGTCTTAAAAATTACACGGCAACCTGACGGGGCCGTTGCCTGGGTAAAAATAATCAATGTCACCCCGTCAACTGTTACTTGGGATGAGAACCACGAACTTGCAGGAAAAGATCTTGTTTTTACTATCAGGATGATTGAGATACAGAAAGGCTGAGGTTTTTTTTAATTATTTTTAATCAGAATTTTTTTTAACCGGATCCTGATTGAAATATTTTGAGCAGACTTTGATTGAAATTTTTTCATCAAACATTGATTAGAATTTTTGAAGCAGACTTTGATTGAGATTTGTAAACCGGACCTTGCCTGCAAAATTTCAATCAAAGCTTGAATTTTATTTTTCAACCGGACTTTGATTGAAAAAAAATAACCGGATCCCTCTTTGAAATTTTTAATCAAAGTCTGATGTTAAAATGTTAACCGGACTTTGATCAAAAGTTCCTGGCAGGATCTCGATTACAATTTTGGGCTCGGGAGATCTCAAAGGGATTTGACGCTCTTGGGGGTTCCAGCGCTTTAGCGCTTCCACCCCCGCCGCGTGGGCATCCCCCCTGTTGCGATAGCCCTCCAGATGGTTGATAAAAATCTGAACATGGGGGGGTCAAGGGGATGCTCCCCTTGGGCTGCCTCCCCCTCTGGGGGAGCGAGGGGGTCACCTTCCTAATGGACCGTAAGGGAATAAGCAAACAATGGAAAATAAGGATTTCAACAAAACGAAATTTCTCAACAAAAAAAGTTAGGGTTGGGGAAATCTTCCCCGCCCCGTTTGTTCTTATCGCGTTACTTTGGGTTGTTTCCGCCCGATTCCATGTGGTCCAGTACCCGGTCCCACACTACCAGCATGCCGGGGATGATCACATAGGCAAGCAGCCCCGTGCCGAGGAATGCTCCCATGATGATGAGTTCGTTGTCCATCCTGCTCACCTTATCCCAGTGCGGTTACGGTATCTGCCCAGGTCTCGACCCTGCTCCGGATGGCTTCGTCCGAGAACGAGGTGAGTGTCACCTGATCGCGGCTGAAGTTGACGTAGTAGATCTCGCCATTGGCATCGTGGCACCGCAGGGTGGCCGCGAATTTCTCGCTGTCGGTGTCCCGGTACGGTGAACCCCCGAGAGCAGTTGCAATCGAGGTATCATCTTTGATCTGGTTTGCGACGCTTGTGAAGGCCGCGATGGTTGGTGCACGGACCGTGATCAAGGCGACGGTATTTGCCTCCGCGTCCTGATAGACGATGCGTGCGGTGTACCCCTGTTTGCTCTTTTCTACCGGGGGGTGGTTCACTCCCTGTGCATTGTAGGAAACGCACTGGAAGGGGTTGTTCGTGATGACGCCCTGGACAATGTTGTCAAAGGCAGTCACATCTGCGAGCGGGTCGGCGAGCTTGCGGACCGCGCTCTTAGTTGTGTTGCTGATGCTAAAGTCTGCCATAATTTTTTCCTCTTGGTTGTTTTTTTCAGAGTGGTTCTCCGAACCTCTCTTTTTTCTGGTGTCTCGGGGCGCCCTTTGACATAACATCATGGGCTTTTGGGGTATAACGGGTAAATTGCGGGGTCTGAAGGGGGAGCAGGGAGAAGCGGATTTGGTAATCCGCAGCCATTGACACTGCGGAATTGGTACTGGGCGACGTGATGGAAAAAGAAAAAAAATTGAAAAATATTGAAAAAAAAATAAAAAAAATGGGAAAAATAAGGGAAACAGTAAAAAAATTAGCTGGCCGGTACTTCCGGCAGATCCCATGCGGGGATCAGTCCGCCCGGCAGGACATCGTAATACTTCCACTCGCCATGTCCCGAGTACGCCAGCAGGATCTTCCGGAACTGGCGGTTTGTCCCCATCTCGCGGAGATGCTGGATCTTCTTCCCATACTGCTCCGTCAGGGTCCTGGCATTCATGACCGGCGCCCGGCAGTGGATGACCTGCACGAGCAGCGCGGTATCCTGCCGGATTGCAAGGATATCGACCGGGATGCGGGAACTGCTGATCCGCGCCGGCTGGTAGTGCCATTCTTCAAAGAGTCGCATTGCCCGGTGCACGATGCCGCTTGACCGGAGATACGCGTTGACTGCTGCTGAAGTATCGCCTCCCTCTTCATAGATAATGATGGTTGTTTCACCCGCGGGCAGGGTCTTGCCTGCTTCAGCACGGGGGGTATTCCGGATACGTGAAGGGGCACCGGATAGCATGTGATCTGTTTCGCTCTTCTCTCCTGAAGCGGCGGCCTCGGCCTCGCTTCCTGCCGGGATCTCCTTTGAGGACTTCACGGTCTTGATCATGTTCCTGGTTGTTGTCATGGTTGGTCTGTTTTCCTGGATGGGCGGGGGAAATGCAGCGGGCATTTTATGAGCGTGCGGGATTGTCCATCGGTTGTTCGTACACGCTTGTTCAGAAACGCGGTACCCGCGAACCAAGATCTGCCTGGTCCGCGATGGGATTGGTGGTAACGCTGGTTTTTTGTCGGGAGCGGTGGCTCGAGGGGAATTGTTCCAGAGCATTCTTCCGGGATTATTTTCCCGGCCGGGAAACCCGTTGCCACGTGTTCCGTCTAAAGAATCAGCGTCGGCCGATGTATCCCAAAGGGAGCGTAATGAATGCCGGCCGGTACCGGGATTTGTGTGTACTGAGTGATCTTAGTATAGTGTATACGTACCGGGATTGTTGGCACACCGGTTTTTCCTGCGACCCGGGACGTTCCGTTCGGTACGGATCCGCTCAGCTTCCGGGCGGGCTTTTGTGCGTACCCGGGCTGCTGGATCTTCGTCGTGTTTTGGGTGCAGGCTGTGTGTGGCATTGTCGTTATCCAATCAAGGAAATAATCACATATATAGTAATGGGTGGATACGGTAATTTTCGCAGTTATCCGGCTGTTTTGCGGGAAACGGGGTTCATTTTGGGGGCGGATTCATATAACCATCTGGTTAGCTTTATTGAGAGGGTGGGGGCGCGGCAATGGGGATTGGAACGGATGGTTTTGCGGGGCCGGATTCGGGAGATGGGGAGGGAGGTGCGGCAAAAATGTGAAGCGACCATAAGACACCTATATCTCTTCTATCTCTCAGTATAATCGAACCGCAACACATAATGTTACAGCCCTTATAGATCTCATACGCTAGCGAGTATAATCCAGCATACTATGACATGTGAGAGTGAACGAGTAACACGAAAAAAGCGGATCGATCCTTTCCTCCCCTTGCCGAGCAACACGAGATAGTCCGGCGTGTCGGGTTGCTCTTTGAGCGTGCGGGTGCGATTGATCGGGAAGTTGTGGCGGCGGGCCGGCGATGCGAGCGGCTGACGCAGGCGGTTTTGGGGAAAGCATTTAGAGGGGAATTAGTAAGCAAAGAGCGTTGACGATCATATGACTAATATGAATTTTCACGATCAAATTCTGTCTTTGGTTGAAGTTATTGAAAGTACATTAAAATCTGAGATCAAAAAAGGAACACTACAAGTTGCTATTTCGTTATTCGACAGATGGGAAGTAGCATCTTTAGATTACAAAGACACTGGGTTTCATCTCTCTATGCGAGGTACTCAAATCAAAAAACCGTTCACAATAAATACCTCGATTAAAATAGCGGAAATCGTTCATAAGAGTCCAGAGTATTGCAATTTAATTGAGTTTTTAAAAACCAATACTCATATTGAAGAAAATCCGGTTAATCTTGTGAATTATTTCATCATCCAAACAATTGAAAAATATTTTGAGAACACAGCCAGATTTTTTGAGAATCCGAATTTTTTCAAATCAGAAACCGACAGATTTGTCGAGGCTCTTGTGGCCGATTTGAAAAATGAATCAAACAAGACCAGGATGATTGTAGAATTTTATGGAATTATTCTCCACGAAGACGAAATTAAATTATCTCCAGAAATTATCTTAAGAAAGCCAATACCAGAAGATTTTAACACCGAAACTATCAGTTATACTTTTTTTAATCAAACGGATTTTCCTGAACCAACAGCTTTTTTGGATATTTCGCTTCAAGCTAAATGCCGGCAGGATCTGTATAATGAAATAACAAAAACAATTGCGGTTTTGCAATTATTCAGACCTATGAGCATAAACTGGCATATTTATCAGATTCATTCCGAATCGTTTAACCCCTGTTTTGAAAGAAAAGATCCTCCTATTGAAAAACATCTGGTCTTTGAAAATTATATTTTAGAGAAGGAGGAAGTGGATGATCTTAAGGATTTTTGGAAAATGGTCTATCCAATATTACCCCAAAATCTCAATTCTTCTGAAGAAAATAATTTTACATTTATCTCAAATGCATACAGATTTTATTCAGATTCGATATCACAGAACGGAATGTTCGAAAGAAAAATTGCAAGTGCAGTAATTGGTTTAGATAGCATTTTTCTAAAAACAATAAATGAGGATAAGAAATCAAAACAATTGACACTAAGGATTTCAAAATTGCTTAAAAATGAAAACTTCGCTCCAACTACGATTAAAGATGTAATTGGTGATGCTTATTTTTGCAGATCAAAATATTTACACGGAGAACTTCTTTCTAACAATGATAAGGAAAGGATTGCGAAAAAATATGGAGGCAACGTCAATAATCTTCTAAAAACGATTCTTGAATTTTTACGAATATCTATTGTAATTTTATTTCATTTCCAGTCCGGAAACAAAGAAAAATTTTTAGACATGATTGATATGTTTTTAAAGGACGAAAATGGCAGTCAGCGGTTGATCGAATTTCTCAAACATGTGAACGTTGTGTCAATGAGAGACAAGAAAATTTCATGATGAATAACTATCTTCTCCGCCCCCCCTTGCCGAACAGCACGAGATCATCCGGCGTGTCGGTTTGCTGTTTGAGCGTGCGGATGCGTCCGATCAAGAAGTTGCTGCGGCGAGCCGGCGATGTGAGCGGTTGACGCAGGCGGTGCTGGGGAAAGCATTTGTGGGGAGATTATAATCGAAATAAATGCGAAAAGTAAAAATTTGATAATTTGGCCATTTTTTCTAAATTCTATCGTAATTCTCGAAGATTAACAGAAAATATGAAATACTATTCGACATCATTTTTTTTAACGTGTAATAATATGAGTTTAAAAAAATTTATCCGA
This region includes:
- the nifB gene encoding nitrogenase cofactor biosynthesis protein NifB translates to MADQVQVADVAGKKVQWDAAQMRKINEHPCFSEKACHSFGRCHIPVAPKCNIQCNYCIRDFDCVNESRPGVTTRVLNADESMDMVKKVVEKYNYIKVVGIAGPGEPLANEETFETLRRLHEEYPNVIKCISTNGLLLPDKIDLLEKYDVGNVTVTLNAIDPEIGAKIYQFIDYHGKRYTGLEGAKLLLSQQMKGIEEALKRHMIVKINTVYIPGINEDHIPAIAKKVGEMGVYTFNVIPLIAQYKFADIAPPTQEMKRKMQDECGKYVKQMRHCQRCRADAIGKLGHDVQSCMYEKK
- a CDS encoding FKBP-type peptidyl-prolyl cis-trans isomerase, coding for MYKLDRIIVLEITMKRSEKVKGREAVAAKKRLYPKLAMVAAAGILILVIIGYVLLNPSGAKSGDMVTVEYTGSLTDGTVFDSNANATPLTFIIGQGKVIFEENVKGMSPGETKTVNIPVDKAYGPYNNALVHVVNRSTLPANITPVVGSVLKITRQPDGAVAWVKIINVTPSTVTWDENHELAGKDLVFTIRMIEIQKG